The Rhodocytophaga rosea genome has a segment encoding these proteins:
- a CDS encoding DUF4268 domain-containing protein, giving the protein MYTKEQASKLRQAFWTAFGQYIAPHPSAEGLKVNWVNYQTGVKHVYFRMQADNTTASIGIEITHLDTEIQELFFEQFMSLKTILHSYLGEEWEWRLHTTDDNGKVISRIYTEIKPVNVFNQDDWPELITFFKPRIIALDEFWSDAKYSFESLK; this is encoded by the coding sequence ATGTATACCAAAGAACAGGCATCGAAACTCAGGCAGGCATTCTGGACCGCATTCGGGCAGTATATTGCGCCTCATCCCTCAGCGGAAGGACTAAAAGTGAACTGGGTAAACTATCAGACTGGCGTAAAACATGTGTATTTCCGCATGCAGGCCGATAATACGACTGCTTCTATTGGCATTGAAATCACTCACCTGGACACTGAAATTCAGGAGTTGTTTTTTGAACAATTTATGAGTTTAAAAACCATACTGCACAGTTACCTGGGCGAAGAATGGGAATGGCGCTTGCATACCACAGATGATAATGGTAAAGTGATCAGCCGGATTTATACAGAAATTAAGCCGGTGAATGTATTCAATCAGGATGACTGGCCGGAACTTATTACCTTTTTCAAACCTAGAATCATTGCCCTGGATGAATTCTGGTCGGATGCCAAGTATAGTTTTGAATCGCTGAAATAA
- a CDS encoding alpha-galactosidase, whose amino-acid sequence MTLRDKQLPAFFRKFTFPVAFIFYLISGQVVAQPATVIPIESQQNALAIGIDAEKRAGVIYFGAKLNNASEYQHAPAMYRQGDDYSGILHSAYTPSGSRNLVEPAIWVTHADGNTSLDLQYVSHQVQKTDNNVSTTSILLRDPVYGLEVTLYYKVYAQENVIEQWSVIKNNEKGNVTLHKYASANLYLKASEYYLKHYHGDWAKEMKTEEIRLTPGIKVLDTKLGTRANLYQPPTFMVSLDKAASETEGRVLYGSVEWSGNFRIDLEVDPLNNLRVIAGINPHASTYTLAKGQEFTTPMFVYTYSEHGKGEASRNMHRWARKYKIMQGNGSRLTLLNNWEATYFDFNETKLAELIKDTKKLGVDMFLLDDGWFANKYPRNSDNAGLGDWQENVKKLPHGIGYLVKEAQNNQVKFGIWVEPEMVNPKSELYEKHPDWIIRQPGRSEHLYRNQLVLDLSNPKVQDFVFGVLDNILTKNPGVAFFKWDCNAVIYNAYSSYLKDKQSHLYVEYVRGLYKVLQRFRAKYPELPMMLCSGGGGRVDYGALQYFTEFWLSDNTDPLERIFIQWEYSYFFPAISHDNHVTDWGKQPIKFRTDVAMMGKLGFDIVVSELKAEDLKFCQDAVSTYKSISDVVWHGDLYRLANPRENDFASLMYVNEAKNRAVMFNYLVSNRYGAGSGSPVKLGGLEPAKKYQVKEINLYPGTKTDITGETSYSGNYLMTVGYNPMVNARRASVILEITEAK is encoded by the coding sequence ATGACTTTGAGAGATAAACAATTGCCTGCATTCTTTAGAAAATTTACCTTCCCGGTTGCTTTTATTTTTTATCTCATAAGCGGTCAGGTAGTTGCCCAGCCTGCCACCGTAATTCCTATTGAATCACAGCAAAACGCACTGGCCATTGGCATAGATGCGGAAAAACGGGCTGGCGTTATCTATTTTGGCGCTAAACTCAATAATGCATCCGAGTACCAGCATGCACCAGCTATGTACCGCCAGGGTGATGATTATTCAGGTATTTTGCATTCAGCCTATACCCCTAGCGGCTCCAGAAATCTGGTGGAACCTGCCATCTGGGTGACTCATGCGGATGGCAATACTTCCCTGGATCTACAATATGTAAGTCATCAGGTTCAAAAAACGGACAACAATGTATCTACGACCAGCATTCTCTTACGCGATCCAGTGTACGGACTGGAAGTAACGCTGTATTATAAAGTGTATGCCCAGGAAAATGTGATCGAACAATGGTCGGTGATTAAAAATAATGAGAAAGGAAATGTTACGCTTCACAAGTATGCGTCAGCGAATCTCTATTTAAAAGCCAGTGAATACTATTTAAAACACTACCATGGTGACTGGGCCAAAGAAATGAAAACAGAGGAAATCCGCCTGACTCCCGGCATAAAAGTACTGGATACCAAATTAGGCACACGGGCCAATTTATACCAGCCGCCTACCTTTATGGTATCACTCGACAAAGCTGCTTCCGAAACCGAAGGGCGGGTACTGTATGGCTCTGTAGAATGGTCGGGAAATTTCAGGATTGACCTGGAAGTAGACCCACTCAACAATCTGCGGGTGATTGCCGGAATCAATCCACATGCTTCTACCTATACTTTGGCAAAAGGACAGGAATTTACTACGCCGATGTTTGTATATACTTACTCAGAACATGGCAAAGGAGAAGCCAGCCGGAATATGCACCGCTGGGCAAGAAAGTATAAAATCATGCAGGGCAATGGCTCCCGCCTGACACTTCTCAATAACTGGGAAGCTACCTATTTCGATTTTAACGAAACAAAACTGGCCGAACTCATCAAAGACACTAAAAAACTTGGGGTTGATATGTTCCTGCTGGACGATGGCTGGTTTGCCAACAAGTACCCCCGCAACAGCGACAATGCCGGATTAGGAGACTGGCAGGAAAATGTGAAGAAACTGCCGCATGGCATTGGCTACCTGGTAAAAGAAGCACAAAACAACCAGGTAAAGTTCGGCATCTGGGTGGAGCCGGAAATGGTAAACCCGAAAAGTGAATTGTATGAGAAACACCCCGACTGGATCATCCGCCAGCCTGGACGATCCGAACATTTGTACCGCAACCAGCTGGTATTAGACCTGAGCAATCCGAAAGTACAGGATTTCGTGTTTGGCGTACTGGATAATATTCTGACAAAAAATCCGGGCGTAGCCTTTTTTAAATGGGATTGTAATGCGGTGATCTATAATGCCTATTCTTCCTACCTGAAAGACAAACAATCGCATTTGTATGTAGAGTATGTTCGGGGATTATATAAGGTATTACAACGCTTCAGGGCAAAATACCCAGAACTGCCCATGATGTTATGCTCCGGTGGCGGTGGCCGGGTGGATTATGGAGCCTTGCAGTATTTTACTGAATTCTGGCTCAGCGATAATACCGATCCGCTGGAACGCATTTTTATCCAGTGGGAATACTCGTATTTTTTCCCGGCCATTTCTCATGATAATCACGTAACTGACTGGGGCAAACAACCCATTAAATTCCGCACCGATGTAGCCATGATGGGCAAACTGGGTTTTGATATTGTCGTTAGCGAGCTCAAAGCCGAAGACCTGAAATTCTGCCAGGATGCGGTGAGCACCTATAAATCAATCAGCGATGTAGTCTGGCATGGCGATTTGTATAGGCTGGCTAATCCTCGTGAGAATGATTTTGCTTCGCTGATGTATGTGAATGAAGCTAAAAACCGGGCGGTCATGTTTAATTACCTGGTTTCTAACCGCTATGGGGCAGGAAGTGGCTCTCCGGTTAAATTAGGCGGACTGGAACCTGCTAAAAAATACCAGGTAAAAGAAATTAATCTGTATCCTGGTACCAAAACCGATATCACCGGAGAAACTTCCTATTCCGGCAACTACCTGATGACTGTTGGATATAACCCTATGGTGAATGCCCGCAGAGCCAGTGTCATTCTGGAGATCACGGAGGCGAAATAG
- a CDS encoding efflux RND transporter periplasmic adaptor subunit: MKLKYFVYAILLIGLSSLVGYRIVKNKSQANTPGGAGGGRGGAGGGGAAMRVNGVVVKSERFANALLISGTIDANEQVFLRSQVSGIITALYFKEGSIVKQGQALLQIDNTELNAQLSEIGTREKLASENEQRAVQLLDKGAISQQEYDIALADLKSLRAQKQLISAQLAKTTVRAPFTGTIGLRSISVGEYLSPQTVVAKLVNTNPLKITFSVPEKYATQVKVNTKVTFTISGSTKKYTATVYAIEPSIDALTRTLQLRAWAENPEGELRPGAFANIELPLTILDDAILIPTEAVVPVQNGKKVFVAENGKAKEVKVETSTRREQDILITSGLKAGDTVLTTGVMSLKPQMPVKVVIPKTGSN; encoded by the coding sequence ATGAAACTTAAATATTTTGTGTATGCCATACTCCTTATCGGACTAAGTTCATTGGTAGGATATCGGATTGTTAAGAACAAAAGCCAGGCAAACACACCAGGAGGTGCAGGTGGTGGGAGAGGTGGCGCTGGCGGAGGAGGGGCAGCCATGCGGGTAAATGGTGTGGTGGTGAAATCAGAGCGCTTTGCCAATGCCTTGCTTATATCAGGGACTATTGATGCCAATGAACAGGTTTTTTTACGCAGCCAGGTATCAGGCATCATAACAGCATTGTATTTTAAAGAAGGAAGCATTGTTAAACAAGGGCAGGCGCTCTTACAAATTGATAATACTGAATTAAATGCCCAGTTATCAGAAATTGGAACCAGAGAAAAGCTGGCTTCTGAAAATGAGCAGCGTGCGGTGCAGTTATTGGACAAAGGAGCCATAAGCCAGCAGGAATACGATATTGCCCTGGCCGACCTGAAATCATTGCGGGCACAAAAACAATTAATAAGTGCGCAGCTGGCCAAAACCACTGTTAGGGCTCCTTTTACCGGAACCATTGGCTTGCGCTCTATTTCTGTTGGGGAATACCTCTCCCCTCAAACCGTGGTAGCCAAACTGGTGAATACCAATCCCTTGAAAATTACATTTTCGGTGCCTGAAAAATACGCCACCCAGGTAAAAGTGAATACAAAAGTGACCTTTACCATTTCCGGTTCCACTAAAAAATATACCGCTACCGTTTATGCCATAGAACCCAGTATTGATGCTCTTACCCGTACGCTTCAGCTCAGAGCCTGGGCCGAAAATCCGGAAGGCGAATTACGGCCTGGGGCATTTGCCAACATAGAATTGCCGCTCACCATCCTGGATGATGCCATCCTGATTCCGACAGAAGCGGTGGTACCGGTTCAAAACGGGAAAAAAGTCTTTGTGGCTGAAAACGGAAAAGCCAAAGAAGTAAAAGTAGAAACTTCCACCCGCCGCGAACAGGATATTCTGATCACCTCCGGATTGAAAGCAGGTGATACAGTTTTAACCACAGGAGTGATGTCATTGAAACCACAGATGCCAGTAAAAGTGGTGATTCCCAAAACTGGAAGTAATTAA
- a CDS encoding efflux RND transporter permease subunit: MSLPTTSIKRPVFTIVINLLLILFGIIGYTFLGIREFPSIDPATISVRTSYSGANSDIIESQITEPLEKAINSIDGIRNITSASNQGSSNITIEFNLDKNLEEAANDVRDKVSQAARSLPQDLDAPPVVSKQDADSEPIIILTVSSNTRNALELSDYAENVIAQRIQTIPGVSSVFIYGQKRYAMRMWIDPMKLASYGLTVADVRSALNRENVELPSGKITGKNTELSVRTLGNLSTQEQFNNLIIKTDGDRTVRFSDVGNAVLGPENLETKMSESGKPLVGLAIVPQPGTNYLDVSNTFYQRLEQLQKEVPDDLKLAVSVDNTQFIRKSVTEVAETILIALILVILIIFLFFRDWGIAFRPLIDIPVSLIATFFIMYLFGFSVNVLTLLAIVLATGLVVDDGIVVTENIFKKVEEGMSPIEAAIKGSNEIFLAVISISITLAAVFLPVIFLEGFVGQLFREFGVVIGSAVLISAFVSLTLTPMLNAYLMKGGHQKKSKFYNLTEPYFEKLNSGYASALTGFMKRRWLSFPIIALCIGMIGLFYTILQKETAPYDDRSYLRVQVTAPEGASYEYTDRFMQELTRLVNDSIPEKKVNLVITAPGFGGSGSVNTGRMTMTLVPPDERERTQKEIANKLTQLTRKYSEARTLVTEQPTIAVNRRGGLPIQYIIQAPNFQKLQEKIPEFMDEASNDPTFSNTDVNLKFNKPEINVSIDRDKAQSLGVSVIDVAQSLQLALSGQRFAYFMMNGRQYQVIGQFDKSDRDDPLDLTSIFVRSSSGQLIQLDNLVTTSELSSPPQLYHNNRFLSATVSAGLAPGMSIGDGIEAMDRIAEKVLDDSFSTDLAGESRDFKESGSNTLFAFGLALLLIYLILAAQFESFIDPFIIILTVPMAVAGAMFSLWLFGQTWNIFSQIGTIMLIGLVTKNGILIVEFANQLREQGKPKMEAVLEAAEARLRPILMTSLAIALGALPIAMALGAAAQSRIGMGVVIVGGTIFSLILTLFVIPAIYSMWSKARKHYPELDQAEKYERKQLETVA, translated from the coding sequence ATGAGCTTACCAACCACCAGTATCAAACGCCCGGTATTTACCATAGTGATCAACTTACTGCTGATTCTGTTTGGTATTATTGGATATACCTTCCTGGGAATCCGGGAATTTCCTTCCATAGATCCGGCAACTATTTCGGTGCGAACCAGTTATTCCGGCGCTAACTCCGATATTATCGAATCCCAGATCACGGAGCCGCTCGAAAAAGCCATTAACTCGATTGATGGTATCCGCAATATCACCTCTGCCAGTAACCAGGGTTCCAGCAATATTACCATTGAATTTAACCTGGATAAAAACCTGGAGGAAGCGGCCAATGATGTACGGGATAAGGTTTCCCAGGCCGCCAGGAGCCTGCCTCAGGATCTGGATGCGCCGCCGGTTGTTTCCAAACAAGATGCCGATTCAGAACCTATCATCATTCTCACAGTAAGCAGTAATACCCGCAATGCACTGGAATTAAGTGATTATGCCGAAAATGTGATTGCCCAGCGCATTCAAACCATTCCTGGGGTTAGTAGCGTGTTTATCTATGGCCAGAAGCGGTATGCCATGCGGATGTGGATTGATCCTATGAAACTGGCCTCGTATGGCCTTACTGTGGCAGATGTCCGGAGTGCATTAAACAGGGAAAATGTGGAACTGCCATCTGGTAAAATAACTGGTAAAAATACGGAATTAAGTGTACGTACCCTGGGTAACCTATCTACGCAGGAACAATTCAATAACCTGATTATCAAAACAGATGGCGACCGGACGGTACGATTTAGTGATGTGGGAAATGCAGTTCTGGGGCCAGAGAACCTGGAAACGAAAATGAGCGAATCCGGCAAACCTCTGGTCGGGCTTGCCATTGTGCCTCAGCCCGGCACCAATTACCTGGATGTTTCCAATACATTTTATCAGCGCCTGGAGCAATTACAAAAGGAAGTACCGGACGATTTGAAACTGGCGGTTTCTGTAGATAATACGCAGTTCATCAGAAAATCTGTAACCGAAGTAGCAGAAACCATTTTAATTGCCCTGATTCTTGTGATTCTGATCATCTTCCTGTTCTTCCGCGACTGGGGGATAGCCTTCCGTCCTTTAATAGATATTCCGGTTTCCCTGATCGCCACTTTCTTTATCATGTACTTGTTTGGCTTTTCGGTGAATGTGCTCACTTTACTGGCTATTGTACTGGCAACCGGCCTGGTTGTAGATGATGGGATTGTAGTAACAGAAAATATCTTTAAGAAAGTAGAAGAAGGGATGTCTCCTATTGAGGCCGCCATTAAAGGGTCCAATGAGATTTTTTTAGCTGTTATTTCCATTTCTATCACCCTGGCAGCCGTTTTCCTGCCGGTGATTTTTCTCGAAGGCTTTGTTGGGCAGTTATTCCGGGAATTTGGGGTAGTGATCGGGTCTGCAGTGCTTATTTCTGCTTTCGTATCATTAACACTTACACCTATGCTGAACGCCTACCTGATGAAAGGTGGGCACCAGAAAAAGTCTAAGTTTTACAACCTGACCGAGCCTTATTTTGAAAAGCTGAATTCAGGCTATGCAAGCGCCCTAACCGGCTTTATGAAACGCAGGTGGCTCAGTTTCCCGATTATCGCTCTTTGTATTGGAATGATCGGACTGTTTTATACCATTCTTCAGAAAGAAACGGCTCCCTATGATGACAGAAGTTACCTGCGGGTACAAGTAACCGCACCAGAAGGAGCTTCTTATGAGTATACAGACCGTTTTATGCAGGAACTGACCAGGCTGGTGAATGATTCAATTCCTGAAAAGAAGGTAAATCTGGTGATTACAGCCCCTGGTTTTGGCGGATCTGGTTCTGTAAATACCGGCAGAATGACCATGACCCTGGTGCCTCCGGATGAACGGGAACGCACCCAGAAAGAAATTGCCAATAAATTAACCCAGCTCACCAGAAAATACTCAGAAGCCCGTACACTGGTAACTGAGCAGCCAACTATTGCCGTGAACAGGAGAGGAGGATTACCTATTCAATACATCATTCAGGCACCTAATTTTCAGAAACTGCAGGAAAAAATACCTGAGTTTATGGATGAAGCCAGCAACGATCCTACGTTTTCTAATACGGATGTAAATCTGAAATTTAATAAGCCTGAAATTAATGTTTCCATAGACCGCGATAAAGCACAGAGTCTGGGTGTATCGGTAATTGATGTGGCCCAGTCGCTGCAACTGGCCCTGAGCGGACAGCGGTTTGCCTATTTTATGATGAATGGCAGGCAGTATCAGGTCATTGGCCAGTTCGATAAAAGCGATAGGGATGATCCTTTAGACCTGACTTCAATTTTCGTCAGAAGCAGTTCCGGCCAGTTAATTCAACTCGACAACCTGGTAACGACCAGTGAATTGAGCAGTCCGCCACAGCTCTACCACAATAACCGTTTTTTATCAGCTACGGTTTCGGCTGGTCTGGCTCCCGGAATGAGTATAGGGGATGGCATCGAGGCAATGGACCGCATTGCAGAAAAAGTATTGGATGACAGCTTTTCAACCGATCTGGCCGGTGAATCACGCGATTTTAAGGAAAGTGGTTCTAATACCTTGTTTGCTTTCGGTCTGGCCTTATTACTGATCTATCTGATTCTGGCTGCCCAGTTTGAAAGCTTTATTGATCCCTTTATTATCATTCTCACGGTTCCGATGGCCGTGGCAGGAGCTATGTTTTCTCTGTGGTTATTCGGTCAGACCTGGAATATTTTCAGCCAGATCGGTACGATTATGCTTATCGGGCTGGTAACGAAAAACGGCATTCTGATCGTAGAATTTGCCAATCAACTGAGGGAACAAGGTAAACCCAAAATGGAAGCTGTACTGGAAGCCGCAGAAGCCCGGTTGCGCCCCATTCTCATGACCAGTTTAGCCATTGCCCTGGGGGCCTTGCCTATTGCGATGGCATTGGGAGCGGCCGCTCAGAGCCGGATCGGAATGGGCGTAGTGATTGTGGGAGGGACTATTTTCTCGCTCATTCTCACCTTATTCGTGATTCCTGCTATTTATTCCATGTGGTCAAAAGCCCGCAAACATTATCCGGAGCTGGATCAGGCAGAAAAATACGAAAGAAAACAACTGGAAACGGTCGCTTAA